In one Phoenix dactylifera cultivar Barhee BC4 unplaced genomic scaffold, palm_55x_up_171113_PBpolish2nd_filt_p 000284F, whole genome shotgun sequence genomic region, the following are encoded:
- the LOC103721999 gene encoding protein YABBY 2-like isoform X1: MSAQMITPEHVCYVHCTFCNTILAMCGSGSVVLSFSSLFLQVSVPGNNLLNTVTVRCGHCTNLLSVNMGGLLETAPIQDLQVVGSQDYRKERGSSSKCNKTSVMCSMQNDQQQTLPMRPPEKRQRVPSAYNRFIREEIQRIKTNNPDISHREAFSTAAKNWAHFPHIHFGLNMDGSKQVKFDEAIAGPGGQKAQGFQ; the protein is encoded by the exons ATGTCAGCACAAATGATCACGCCCGAGCACGTTTGCTACGTCCACTGCACCTTCTGCAATACCATCCTTGCG ATGTGCGGAAGTGGGTCCGTAGTCTTGTCGTTTTCATCTCTCTTTCTTCAG GTTAGTGTCCCAGGCAATAATTTGCTCAACACTGTGACTGTCAGATGTGGGCATTGCACTAATCTGCTGTCTGTGAACATGGGTGGTTTGCTTGAAACAGCTCCTATTCAAGATCTTCAG GTTGTGGGATCTCAAGATTATCGTAAGGAGCGTGGATCATCTTCTAAATGCAACAAGACTTCTGTAATGTGCTCAATGCAGAATGATCAACAGCAAACGCTACCAATGCGTC CCCCAGAGAAGAGACAGCGAGTTCCTTCTGCGTACAACAGGTTTATCAG AGAGGAGATACAAAGAATAAAGACCAACAATCCAGATATTAGCCATAGGGAAGCTTTTAGCACTGCAGCAAAGAAT TGGGCACATTTTCCTCACATCCATTTTGGGCTGAATATGGATGGTAGTAAGCAAGTAAAGTTTGATGAAGCTATTGCTGGACCGGGGGGGCAAAAAGCTCAGGGTTTCCAATGA
- the LOC103721999 gene encoding protein YABBY 2-like isoform X2, whose amino-acid sequence MSAQMITPEHVCYVHCTFCNTILAVSVPGNNLLNTVTVRCGHCTNLLSVNMGGLLETAPIQDLQVVGSQDYRKERGSSSKCNKTSVMCSMQNDQQQTLPMRPPEKRQRVPSAYNRFIREEIQRIKTNNPDISHREAFSTAAKNWAHFPHIHFGLNMDGSKQVKFDEAIAGPGGQKAQGFQ is encoded by the exons ATGTCAGCACAAATGATCACGCCCGAGCACGTTTGCTACGTCCACTGCACCTTCTGCAATACCATCCTTGCG GTTAGTGTCCCAGGCAATAATTTGCTCAACACTGTGACTGTCAGATGTGGGCATTGCACTAATCTGCTGTCTGTGAACATGGGTGGTTTGCTTGAAACAGCTCCTATTCAAGATCTTCAG GTTGTGGGATCTCAAGATTATCGTAAGGAGCGTGGATCATCTTCTAAATGCAACAAGACTTCTGTAATGTGCTCAATGCAGAATGATCAACAGCAAACGCTACCAATGCGTC CCCCAGAGAAGAGACAGCGAGTTCCTTCTGCGTACAACAGGTTTATCAG AGAGGAGATACAAAGAATAAAGACCAACAATCCAGATATTAGCCATAGGGAAGCTTTTAGCACTGCAGCAAAGAAT TGGGCACATTTTCCTCACATCCATTTTGGGCTGAATATGGATGGTAGTAAGCAAGTAAAGTTTGATGAAGCTATTGCTGGACCGGGGGGGCAAAAAGCTCAGGGTTTCCAATGA
- the LOC103721999 gene encoding protein YABBY 2-like isoform X3: protein MSAQMITPEHVCYVHCTFCNTILAMCGSGSVVLSFSSLFLQVSVPGNNLLNTVTVRCGHCTNLLSVNMGGLLETAPIQDLQVVGSQDYRKERGSSSKCNKTSVMCSMQNDQQQTLPMRPPEKRQRVPSAYNRFISGHIFLTSILG from the exons ATGTCAGCACAAATGATCACGCCCGAGCACGTTTGCTACGTCCACTGCACCTTCTGCAATACCATCCTTGCG ATGTGCGGAAGTGGGTCCGTAGTCTTGTCGTTTTCATCTCTCTTTCTTCAG GTTAGTGTCCCAGGCAATAATTTGCTCAACACTGTGACTGTCAGATGTGGGCATTGCACTAATCTGCTGTCTGTGAACATGGGTGGTTTGCTTGAAACAGCTCCTATTCAAGATCTTCAG GTTGTGGGATCTCAAGATTATCGTAAGGAGCGTGGATCATCTTCTAAATGCAACAAGACTTCTGTAATGTGCTCAATGCAGAATGATCAACAGCAAACGCTACCAATGCGTC CCCCAGAGAAGAGACAGCGAGTTCCTTCTGCGTACAACAGGTTTATCAG TGGGCACATTTTCCTCACATCCATTTTGGGCTGA